The Pecten maximus chromosome 12, xPecMax1.1, whole genome shotgun sequence genome includes a region encoding these proteins:
- the LOC117339440 gene encoding uncharacterized protein LOC117339440 isoform X2, with product MSLMKKRSSFGKKYSDTIFNVQDEHQGTYRKLSEEEQVQMRRASSEDTPPKVTKKRIRPLSFTYGQDLARSISEKFKRKSKGSPKSPKNSKHLTSGQLKQNVERSDSFPGSASNTVQNVAGITDNLTGSRDKTPTEHKAETFRPREIIENIPKRRVVSAEMNIRPVSASFVEGLVKGTTTPPLTPPLPVAKSNSSEPSDNYYVKCGDKNGSIKDDSDKIKRRKKKKTHSSSSSSSSSSSSSSDTEADMKTSDKGVVPKERCISYYGPVVMDGKTLRLPTQGTGMRRYHSLTLPCWDGTVIKDGRIIDENDTSPTSLLLEFEKPKVKSSGSGYPFINFRSKTLESRPKSIDVTKETDIGQNQLDFEVRKPKLIYSSRIDIGPNGNNETGRPNRNRKSTSSLSDLSNSDSECKTPEISVRPKVISRAASEERTPGSVTSPLRADDPDLSYTVTSPLRADDPVLSYTVTRPLRADDPVLSYTVTRPLRADDPVLSYTVTSPLRADDPVLSYTVTSPLRADDPLLSYTTADIAAGLNQARQHSTDDSPVEEKIEPSTVARTDTSPCGKHSPPQPEVVVNSKEASPVANSDVVPPSRQSSDRRLLKQNNTDGSLDVSLEKNDENQNLEICPEQISTDTNVVKNHSDTTKDNQSSKGDRYKSNGNSIAISSANTGSVEEEFAQLLDLNDSSIEETYTEEVLPLRIIVEDDVCLPENPSSHTSTSSRSDEETPNEAKSQNVADTRRPIPVPRRSQSVTNQEPQDGYSSEESTPKNNSHIERKSSTSSSSSSGSDSTSDRKYVLQSQEENIKPEVGSGNILSEIDCEQEAKEKRQRSNSSSSTSSSSSSSSSSSSSGHKSSSPKVQADPKVVPLEKECRRKLEPEVLATVNNETELKPKSEIIISPTVNTPDIPEVKIKDALTAEIKDLPAVEIKEVEIKSTPAVDIGEIPAYFELKDIPPVEINAVQEIEIQGIPAVEIKEIPAIKIRDIPEYLEIKDISSVEVKNVPEAKIKDVPAFEIEDIPDYIEVTDIPSVEKKKVLVVEIKGTPAVEIKDLPDYLEVTDIPSVETKNVPVVEIKDTPTIGIKDISDVVIKDVPSVEIKKNTEDEIKYIPVVEVKTIPCVSIQNKSDEAVYVAPEEINGVLKVPNDLKQEKKETASIKLPDSKSVWNQSFSSSFSDGAYETPEEEIKTSPRGVPSVPCIPDISSGGHDQNSIYEEPFKSRRRSSSSSSSSSSSSSSPSGSDRSRDRGRVKKKPEMNVKSDLEFKDTVISVAEENDIPECVYDVIVVRESSPKNSGTDDIPPTPPPRRNRKTKNNNRKSPEQNRKSSSSSLSSLDSPEPAGNTPSSFRNKDIQSVYDSILEGSLMKDRDTIDLEFLKRHQKAFPKSRHNHCDSEDAPDSNMDTEIPNQVVTDDVILPTTQSSLTQQSPTPKGVSLEHDAYYQNISNKEERTCEPNRSFDVDVTKSRRYSTSSDESKNNTRRRSSSSNGKKMKNGRRSISSGDDEKKNQRHSSSSDEKKKKNHRRSNSSDDDKKKSRRRSLSPDEKKKKNRRRSNSSDDDKKKSRRRNLSPDEKKKKNRWRSNSSSDDKKKSRRRSLSPDEKKKKNRWRSNSSSDDKKKSRRRSSSSEERKKKNRRRSISSGDDKKKSRQRSSSSEERKKKNRRRSISSGDDKKKSRQLSSSSDERKKKNRRRSNSSSDDKKKNRRHSSPSNEGKKKNRRRSISSGDDEKKIRRRSTSSSEDRNISRRPNRSDLYKKKARRCSTSSEEDEVLRRRSSSSGREERKPRGPSTPLDESKPKIHQINETSDDEKLKNSRGRLSSEEDTKKIPCLTASLENRASTSRPSISSVQGDQSIHRPHKSLESNAEKKRKPSSSVEKKKKNRKPNSSSDEEKRKDRRSSSSSEGEKQKNTRPRSSSDEDNGKNHRTSLPSDEEKRNHRKPKNRRPSSSSHEEKMENRRPSSSSDEEKRKNRRPSLSSDEEKRKNRRPSSSSHEEKRENRRQSLSSDEEKRKHCRPSSSSDEEKRKNRQSSSSSDEEKRENHRPSSSSSGEAKRKKSCSSSETDKDIVRRPSSSTGEGMIQHQSQHTNDNMSGVWRYDVPEAHRHQGHSAVVAIDLGTTYSGYAYCFTSDPKQVFMMRKWEGGDPGVINEKTPTCLLLTPDLAFHSFGFTARNAYHDLEPDDANSWVYFEKFKMRLQTESELGTDLILGASNGRQLKALSIFSLVLSFFRDHVLRELSDQCGRIVMTEDIRWILTVPAIWRPSAKQFMRQAAYEAGLVSKDFPEQLLIALEPEVASVYCRKLKRHQILTDVPRHAPWMGQPFKCLNKDSAVDDHVPGMRYMVVDCGGGTVDITVHELDSSGHLGEIYKASGGAYGAVGVDRAFVALLVSIFGHAFIDQYKNKCPAGWIDLMMNFEAKKRSMFPYKASPLNISLPFSFINFYKKFHKPLQGSIEHVIRKFHDKDVQWSPQGMLRLAPYAMFRLFVPVLDKIKSAVGDVLNNPDVKDLRYLFLVGGFAESAILQHEIRKEFGELVNVVVPYGSSMVILKGAVQYGLHPEIVAVRRSTQTYGVGILNKFDTNKHVDDKKVSRGGQDWCTDVFDTFIAIGQPVAIGDVVLRSYTPAQSDQKVIKINIYVSDLIDPSYVTEDGVRNCGSLTLDISEVMSDVIPKTREIQIRMHFGETEIKVSALDTSNGRHAKVAIDFLHN from the exons ATGAGTTTAATGAAGAAGAGATCTAGCTTCGGCAAGAAATATTCAGATACAATTTTCAACGTTCAAGATGAGCACCAGGGTACATACCGGAAGTTGTCGGAGGAGGAGCAGGTGCAGATGCGGAGAGCTAGTTCCGAAGACACTcctccaaaagttacaaaaaagcGCATACGGCCTTTAAGCTTTACTTACGGCCAAGACTTGGCTCGATCTATCAGTGAAAAATTCAAGAGAAAGTCAAAGGGAAGCCCCAAAAGTCCGAAAAATTCTAAACACCTTACTTCCGGTCAGTTGAAACAAAACGTCGAGCGTAGTGACAGTTTCCCCGGAAGTGCATCGAACACAGTACAAAATGTGGCAGGAATAACTGACAACCTAACCGGAAGTCGAGATAAAACACCTACTGAACACAAAGCAGAAACATTTcgaccaagggagataatagaAAATATCCCGAAAAGACGAGTTGTAAGCGCCGAAATGAACATTCGTCCCGTTTCCGCGTCATTTGTAGAAGGTCTGGTAAAGGGAACGACCACGCCTCCGTTAACTCCTCCACTTCCGGTTGCAAAATCAAACTCGAGTGAACCATCGGATAATTATTACGTCAAATGCGGAGATAAAAACGGTAGCATCAAAGATGACAGCGATAAAATTAAAAGacgaaaaaagaaaaagacacATTCATCGTCATCTTCGTCTTCATCCTCATCATCGTCATCTTCTGATACCGAGGCCGACATGAAGACGAGCGACAAAGGTGTTGTACCGAAAGAAAGATGTATTTCGTATTACGGTCCAGTTGTTATGGACGGAAAGACTCTGAGGCTTCCAACCCAGGGGACGGGCATGCGCAGGTACCACAGTCTCACGCTTCCTTGCTGGGACGGGACTGTCATTAAGGATG GCAGAATTATAGACGAAAATGATACTTCACCAACGTCACTTCTGCTGGAGTTTGAAAAACCGAAAGTGAAAAGTTCCGGAAGCGGTTATCCTTTTATCAATTTCAGATCAAAAACTTTAG AGTCACGTCCGAAGTCCATTGACGTCACCAAGGAAACTGATATCGGACAGAACCAACTGGACTTCGAAG TCAGAAAACCAAAGCTGATATATTCCTCGAGGATAGACATAGGACCGAATGGAAATAATGAAACAGGGAGACCAAACCGGAACCGGAAGTCGACATCATCACTGTCTGATCTGAGTAATTCAGATTCAGAGTGTAAGACTCCAG aaatatctGTTCGCCCAAAAGTGATTTCAAGAGCCGCTTCTGAAGAGAGAACACCCGGATCTGTGACTAGTCCTCTGAGAGCTGACGACCCTGACTTATCGTACACTGTGACTAGTCCTCTGAGAGCTGACGACCCTGTATTATCGTACACTGTGACTCGTCCTCTGAGAGCTGACGACCCTGTATTATCGTACACTGTGACTCGTCCTCTGAGAGCTGACGACCCTGTATTATCGTACACTGTGACAAGTCCTCTGAGAGCTGACGACCCTGTATTATCGTACACTGTGACAAGTCCTCTGAGAGCTGATGACCCTTTATTATCGTACACAACAGCTGATATAGCGGCGGGACTGAATCAAGCACGTCAGCATTCCACAGACGATTCACCGGTAGAGGAGAAAATAGAACCGTCAACAGTCGCCAGGACCGATACTAGTCCGTGCGGGAAACATTCACCACCACAACCGGAAGTAGTCGTTAACTCTAAGGAAGCATCGCCTGTCGCCAATTCCGACGTTGTTCCTCCTTCACGGCAAAGTTCAGATCGACGCCTGCTGAAACAAAATAATACTGATGGAAGTTTGGATGTTTCATTAGAGAAGAATGACGAAAATCAAAACCTTGAAATATGCCCTGAACAAATCAGCACAGACACGAATGTTGTAAAGAACCACAGCGACACGACGAAGGACAATCAATCGAGTAAGGGTGACAGGTACAAATCGAACGGGAACAGCATCGCCATATCTAGTGCCAATACGGGAAGCGTGGAGGAAGAGTTTGCACAACTTCTTGATCTGAACGATTCGTCTATAGAAGAAACGTATACAGAAGAGGTGTTACCTCTACGGATCATAGTGGAAGACGACGTATGTCTTCCGGAAAATCCTTCGTCACACACATCCACAAGCTCCAGGTCTGACGAAGAAACACCAAACGAAGCGAAATCTCAAAACGTAGCTGACACCAGGAGACCTATTCCGGTACCAAGAAGAAGTCAAAGTGTCACAAATCAGGAACCACAAGATGGATATTCCTCGGAGGAAAGTACTCCAAAGAATAACTCTCATATAGAGCGGAAATCATCTACCTCATCTTCATCCTCGTCAGGCTCTGATAGTACCTCTGACCGAAAGTATGTTTTACAATCACAAGAAGAAAACATTAAACCGGAAGTGGGTTCAGGtaatattttatcagaaatagaCTGTGAACAGGAAGCAAAGGAAAAACGACAGAGATCAAACTCCTCATCGTCtacatcatcatcgtcatcgtcatccTCATCCTCATCCTCTTCAGGTCATAAGTCATCAAGTCCGAAAGTACAAGCGGATCCGAAAGTTGTTCCACTAGAAAAGGAATGTAGAAGAAAGCTTGAACCGGAAGTTCTTGCCACAGTCAATAATGAAACAGAATTAAAACCTAAATCTGAAATTATTATCAGCCCAACTGTAAATACCCCGGATATTCCAGAGGTAAAGATAAAGGATGCTTTAACTGCTGAGATCAAAGACCTGCCCGCCGTTGAAATCAAGGaagttgaaataaaaagtaCACCTGCTGTTGATATTGGGGAAATACCTGCGTATTTCGAATTAAAGGATATTCCCCCTGTTGAAATAAACGCCGTTCAAGAAATCGAAATACAGGGTATCCCCGCTGTTGAAATAAAGGAAATCCCTGCCATTAAAATCAGGGATATTCCAGAGTACCttgaaataaaagatatttcatCTGTTGAAGTCAAAAATGTTCCAGAAGCCAAAATTAAGGATGTCCCTGCTTTTGAAATCGAAGACATTCCAGATTACATTGAAGTAACAGATATTCCCTCTGTTGAAAAGAAGAAAGTTCTTGTCGTTGAAATTAAGGGTACCCCCGCTGTTGAAATCAAGGACCTTCCAGATTATCTTGAAGTAACAGATATTCCCTCTGTTGAAACCAAGAACGTTCCTGTCGTTGAAATTAAGGATACCCCCACCATTGGAATCAAGGACATTTCGGATGTTGTAATAAAGGATGTTCCTTCagttgaaataaagaaaaatacagaagatgaaataaaatacatccCGGTTGTTGAAGTAAAGACAATCCCTTGTGTTTCAATCCAAAACAAGTCAGATGAGGCAGTTTACGTCGCACCAGAGGAAATAAATGGTGTTCTCAAGGTTCCAAACGATCTGAAACAAGAAAAGAAGGAGACGGCATCAATCAAACTGCCTGATTCTAAGTCAGTCTGGAACCAGTCATTTTCATCCTCATTTTCTGACGGAGCCTATGAGACGCCAGAAGAGGAAATAAAAACATCCCCAAGAGGTGTTCCAAGTGTACCCTGTATTCCAGACATTTCGTCTGGCGGTCACGATCAGAATTCTATATACGAAGAACCTTTCAAAAGTCGACGTCGCTCTTCTAgctcgtcgtcgtcgtcgtcgtcgtcgtcgtcgtcgccATCCGGATCCGATAGATCACGTGACCGGGGTAGAGTTAAAAAGAAGCCGGAAATGAACGTTAAATCCGACCTTGAATTTAAAGACACCGTTATTAGCGTGGCAGAGGAAAACGACATTCCGGAATgtgtatatgacgtcatagttgtAAGAG AGTCGAGCCCAAAAAACAGCGGAACGGACGACATTCCACCAACACCTCCTCCGAGAAGGAATCGAAAGACGAAGAACAATAACAGGAAGTCGCCAGAACAGAACCGGAAGTCGTCATCATCCTCGTTATCGAGTTTAGATAGTCCAGAACCCGCCGGAAATACGCCATCATCCTTCAGAAACAAAGATATACAGAGTGTATATGACTCGATTCTAGAAG GTAGCTTGATGAAGGATAGAGACACGATTGACTTGGAATTTCTGAAGCGACACCAGAAAGCTTTCCCAAAAAGCAGACATAATCATTGCGATTCCGAGGACGCTCCTGACTCAAATATGGATACAGAGATACCGAACCAGGTTGTGACAG ATGACGTCATCTTGCCAACCACACAAAGTTCCCTAACCCAACAGAGTCCCACACCTAAAGGGGTATCATTAGAACATGACGCTTACTATCAAAACATTAGCAACAAAGAAGAAAGAACTTGTGAACCAAATAGGTCATTCGACGTAGACGTAACAAAATCACGCCGATACAGCACTTCATCAGATGAAAGTAAAAATAACACTCGACGACGAAGCTCTTCATCAAAtggaaagaaaatgaaaaatggtCGGCGCAGTATTTCTTCTGGTGATGATGAAAAGAAAAATCAACGACATAGCTCATCATCagatgaaaagaaaaagaaaaatcatcGGCGCAGCAATTCTTCAGACGATGATAAAAAGAAAAGTCGACGCCGAAGCTTATCACCggatgaaaagaaaaagaaaaatcgTCGGCGCAGCAATTCTTCAGACGATGATAAAAAGAAAAGTCGACGTCGAAACTTATCACCggatgaaaagaaaaagaaaaatcgGTGGCGCAGCAATTCTTCTAGTGATGATAAAAAGAAAAGTCGACGCCGAAGCTTATCACCggatgaaaagaaaaagaaaaatcgGTGGCGCAGCAATTCTTCTAGTGATGATAAAAAGAAAAGTCGGCGACGAAGCTCTTCATCCGAggaaaggaaaaagaaaaaccGTCGGCGCAGTATTTCTTCCGGTGATGATAAAAAGAAAAGTCGACAGCGAAGCTCTTCATCCGAggaaaggaaaaagaaaaaccGTCGGCGCAGTATTTCTTCCGGTGATGATAAAAAGAAAAGTCGACAGCTTAGCTCATCATCAGatgaaaggaaaaagaaaaaccGGCGGCGCAGCAATTCTTCTAGtgatgataaaaagaaaaatcgACGGCATAGCTCTCCGTCAAATgaaggaaaaaagaaaaatcgtCGGCGCAGCATTTCTTCTGGCGATGATGAAAAGAAAATTCGACGACGGAGTACTTCATCAAGCGAAGACAGAAATATATCGCGTCGACCGAACAGATCAGATTTATACAAAAAGAAAGCTCGTCGATGTAGCACTTCGTCAGAGGAAGACGAGGTACTCCGACGACGAAGCTCCTCTTCAGGAAGAGAAGAAAGGAAACCCCGTGGACCCAGTACTCCACTAGACGAAAGCAAACCGAAAATTCACCAAATAAATGAGACCTCCGACGACGAAAAACTGAAAAACAGTCGAGGTAGGTTATCATCAGAGGAAGATACAAAGAAAATCCCATGTCTAACTGCGTCTTTGGAAAATCGAGCTTCAACATCTCGTCCGAGTATCTCCTCGGTTCAAGGGGACCAGTCCATACATCGTCCACACAAATCATTAGAAAGTAATGCGGAGAAAAAACGTAAACCAAGTTCATCTGTcgagaagaaaaagaaaaaccgCAAACCAAATTCATCATCTGACGAAGAGAAAAGGAAGGACCGTCGGTCGAGTTCATCCTCGGAAGGGGAGAAACAGAAGAATACCCGACCAAGGTCATCATCAGACGAGGATAACGGGAAAAATCACCGAACAAGTTTACCTTCAGATGAAGAGAAGAGGAATCATCGCAAACCAAAAAACCGCCGACCAAGTTCATCATCACATGAGGAGAAGATGGAAAATCGTCGACCAAGTTCATCATCAGATGAAGAGAAAAGAAAGAATCGCCGACCAAGTTTATCATCGGATGAAGAGAAGAGGAAAAACCGCCGACCAAGTTCATCATCACATGAGGAGAAGAGGGAAAATCGCCGACAAAGTTTATCATCGGATGAGGAGAAAAGAAAACATTGCCGACCAAGTTCATCATCAGATGAAGAGAAAAGAAAGAATCGCCAATCAAGTTCATCATCAGATGAAGAGAAGAGGGAAAATCACCGTCCAAGTTCATCATCATCAGGTGAGGCGAAGAGGAAGAAAAGTTGTTCATCATCAGAGACAGATAAAGACATAGTTCGACGACCGAGTTCATCAACGGGAGAAGGAATGATTCAACATCAAAGTCAACACACGAACGATAACATGTCAGGAGTGTGGCGGTATGATGTCCCGGAGGCCCACCGACATCAAGGTCACTCTGCTGTAGTAGCTATAGACTTGGGGACAACATACAGTGGATATGCTTACTGTTTCACGTCCGACCCAAAGCAGGTGTTTATGATGAGGAAATGGGAGGGTGGGGATCCTGGGGTTATCAACGAAAAGACACCAACGTGTCTGCTGCTCACACCTGACCTCGCGTTTCACTCCTTCGGATTTACTGCTCGAAATGCCTATCATGACTTGGAGCCGGACGATGCCAATTCTTGGGTTTACTTCGAGAAATTCAAAATGAGGTTACAGACCGAATCG GAATTGGGTACAGACCTCATTCTTGGTGCAAGTAACGGTCGACAACTGAAGGCTCTGTCTATCTTCTCGCTGGTTCTCTCGTTCTTTAGAGATCACGTTCTGCGAGAACTGAGTGACCAGTGTGGACGAATTg TAATGACCGAGGACATCCGATGGATATTGACTGTTCCTGCCATCTGGCGACCGTCTGCTAAGCAGTTCATGAGACAGGCGGCATATGAA GCTGGTCTTGTATCCAAAGACTTTCCGGAACAGCTGCTTATCGCTCTCGAACCGGAAGTGGCGTCAGTATACTGCCGGAAGTTAAAGCGACACCAAATTCTGACTGATGTGCCGCGTCATGCGCCCTGGATGGGACAGccatttaaatgtttgaataaGGATTCGGCTGTAGATGATCACGTGCctg gtatgaggTATATGGTAGTGGACTGTGGTGGAGGAACAGTGGACATCACGGTACACGAGCTGGACAGTTCCGGACATCTAGGCGAGATATACAAGGCTAGCGGTGGAGCGTACGGAGCGGTCG GTGTTGACCGAGCCTTTGTTGCATTGTTGGTCAGTATATTCGGCCACGCCTTCATTGACCAGTACAAAAACAAATGTCCAGCTGGATGGATTGATCTCATGATGAACTTCGAGGCTAAAAAACGGTCCATGTTCCCTTACAAAGCATCACCCCTCAACATATCACTGCCATTTTCATTCATcaacttttacaaaaaattcCACAAGCCATTG CAAGGCAGTATTGAACACGTGATACGAAAGTTCCACGACAAGGACGTGCAGTGGTCGCCTCAGGGCATGCTTCGACTGGCTCCGTACGCTATGTTCCGTCTATTTGTCCCAGTCCTTGACAAAATCAAGTCAGCCGTTGGGGATGTCCTCAACAACCCAGACGTCAAAG ATCTTAGGTACCTATTTCTGGTCGGAGGGTTCGCAGAGTCTGCCATCCTACAGCACGAGATCCGGAAGGAGTTTGGCGAGCTCGTGAATGTCGTGGTACCTTACGGGTCATCTATGGTCATATTGAAAG GGGCTGTCCAATACGGTCTCCATCCTGAGATCGTAGCAGTGAGGCGTTCCACACAAACGTACGGTGTTGGAATCCTTAACAAGTTCGACACAAATAAACATGTAGATGATAAGAAAGTCAGTCGTGGAGGACAA